The sequence below is a genomic window from Sorangiineae bacterium MSr12523.
GCCTTTATCCTTTCGTCCGGCGGCTGCAACCCGGCCTGGGATGGCTCGCGTCCGCTCTCGGGAAGCGCCGACGCCAACGCCATCACGCAGATCCGGAACGCGGGCGGTGACATCGTCCCGTCGTTCGGCGGATGGAGCGGCAACAAGCTCGGTCCGAATTGCTCGAGCGCCTCCGCACTCGCCGGCGCCTACCAGAAGGTGATCAATGCCTACAAACTCAAGGCCATTGACATCGACATCGAGAACACCGACGAGTTCGAGAACAACACCGTCCAAGATCGCATCTTGGGCGCGTTGAAGATCGTCAAACAGAACAACGCCGGCATCACGACGATTGTCACCTTCGGTACGTCGAAGACCGGACCGACGGCACCGGGCAATCGCCTCATCGAGCGCGCCAAGGCGCTGGGCGCGAACATCGATATCTTCACGATCATGCCCTTCGACTTCGGCAGCTCGAACATCTACAACGACACGGTGGCCGCCTCCGAGGGCCTCAAGAACAAGTTGAAGTCGACGTTCGGCTGGAACGACGCCACCGCCTACTCGCACATGGGCATCTCGGGCATGAACGGCCTGTCCGACAACCAAGAGATGACCTCGCTCGACACCTGGACCCGCATCCGCGATTGGTCCAAGGGCAAGGGGCTCGCCCGCCTGGCCTTCTGGGGCGTAAACCGCGACCGCGGGTGCGCCGGCGGCGGTGTTCAGTCCAACTGCAGCGGCATCGCCCAGGCCAATTGGGCCTTCACCAAGATCACCGCGGGTTTCTGACCCTCGGACCCGGCGTTCGCCCGTAGCGTGAACCCACTGGGGCGTGCGAAAGTGTCCTCATGGACACCGCCCGCCCCAGTTTCGAAGAGCTCTACATGACGCTCGCCTTCGGCATGGCCCGGAGGTCGACGTGCCTGCGGCTGCAGGTCGGGACCGTCATCACCTCCACGGATTACCGGCAGGTGCTCGCGGTGGGGTACAACGGCAATGCCTCCGGCCTGCCCAATCAGTGCGATACGGACATTCCGGGTGCCTGCGGGTGCCTGCACTCCGAGGAGAACGCCTGCATCAACTGCCAATCGCCGCGGCAGCTCGGCAAGGTCGTTTTCGTCACGCACTTGCCTTGCGCCATGTGCGCGAAGCGGCTGATCAACCTCGGTGGCGTCACCAAGATTTACTACAGCGAGGAGTACCGCAAGCGCGATTCGCTGGCCCTCCTGGAGTCCGTCGGGATCATCGTCGAGCGGCTCACCATCCCGCGCGCCGACGCGCGTTGACCTGTTCGAGCGATCTCAGGCGTCGACGACCCGCTCGAGCCTCACCGGGAGCCCGTCTTTGGGAACGGGCAGCCCCGCGAAGTCGAACTTCGTCTTGTAGTTCGGGGCGACACTCCAGCGATACCGGCGCAGGATGCGGTGAAAAATGGCTTTGATCTGCACGCCCGCAAAGTGCATCCCGATGCATTTGTGAACGCCACCGCCAAAAGGCTGCCAGGCGTAAGGATGTACCTTGTCCTCACGACGGTGCGGCGCAAACCGTTCGGGATCGAAGCGCTCGGGTTGCGACCAGTACTCGGGCATGTGGTGCGCAAACTGCGGCAACACCGCCACGAACGTGTCCTTCGGCACGAAGTGGCCGCAGATGGACGTGTCCTTCACCGTCTTGCGCGCGAGGTACGGCACCGGCGCGACGAGGCGCATGGCTTCCCTCATGACCCAATCGAGGCCTGAAAGCTTTTCGAGATCGCCGAACTCCAATTCGTCCTTGCCCAGGGCAAACGATTCGTCGCGCAGCCGCTCCTGCCACTCGGGGTGCTTGGCCAGGTAATAGGCCATGGTGGTCATCGTGATGGTCGTGGTGTCGTGGGCGGCCATCAAGAGGAAGACCATATGATTGATGACGTCGTCGTCGGTGAATCGGTGGCCGTCTTCGCTGGTGGCGCGGCATAGAACCGCGAAGAGATCGCTGCTGTCCGAAGCGCGTTTGGCGGGCAGAAGCTCGCGGAAGAATCGCTCGAGCACGCGCCGGCCGTGCAGACCGCGCGCCCAGCGCGTACCGGGAATGGGGTAGCGCAGGACCGCGAATCCAGCCCGCACCGTCTCGATGAAGGCGCGGTTGATCTCGTTGGTCTCGCGCCCGAGTTTTGCGCCCATGAACACCTCGGTCGCCAAGTCCAAAGTGAGCTGCTTGATCGATGCGAGAAATGGAAACCGCGCGCCCGTGCGCCATCCGGCCACGCCTCGCGCGATGGCCGGCGTCATCTTTTCGAGGTACCCGCTCAATCGCTCGTTGGTAAAGGCGTGTTGCAGAATGCGCCGGTGGTGCAGGTGCTCCTCGAAATCGAGAAGCATGATGCCGCGGTGGAAGAAAGGGCCAATCCAATAGCCCCAACCCGGGCCGTTCGCGAAGGCCTTGTCTCGATTCTGAAGGACGACCTCGGAGGCTTTGGGACCCAAAGGAAAAACCCAGTACTGGCCGAGGATGCGGCCCCACGATACCGGACCGAATTGCTCGTAGCGGTAACGCAGAAAGGGCATGGGATCGCGGAGAAAAACCATGGCCAGCGTATGTCCGAGCCACGGAAGCCCGTCGTCGCCGGGCACGGGCTCGAGATCGCTGTCCTCGGGGATCCTCGAGAGCGGGCGCAGGACCAAAAGACGGCGGTTCGTGGCGATGAGGATCCGATCCGTCAAACTGGCACGTGGCATGACGAGCTCCTCAGACATGGGCGGGATGCGAGGTGTCCGGCTTGATGATGCCACCCGCGCTGCGTGCCCCCTCATGGAAGATCTCGATGAGACGCAATTGCTCCTGACGGCCTCGTTCGATGAGGCGCCGGTATCCGCCCGGCAAGGCGCGATGCACCGCCTGCCAGACGAAGCGGCCTGGAATGGTCAACATGGGATACCACGGCAGAATGGTGGGCACTCCGAGCTTGGCCAATCCCTTTTTGCCAACGAGAAACCGACTCATGCTCAGGTGTTTCGAATGCTCGAAACGCCGTCGTAGCCATTGAAAGTGCGCGTAGTGGCGTGTGAGCGGCTCGGCAGCCAGCGATTGCGCCAAAAGGCGCGCGCTTTCACCGCCGCGCGGATGGGTGCTGACGGCGTGCATCAACAGGCGAATGGCATCGTGTACCGAATCGAAGAGAAACTCGTCTTTGACGCCAAGGAGCCAGGCCACATAGCGGCCGTGGTGAATGACGGCGTCGCATTCGTCGCGCGTGATGGGTACACCCAGGAGGCGACTGGCAAAAGCCACCAGCGCGATGCCCAGAATGGTGGCCAGCATGTCCGTTTGGTTGATGGGCAATCCCCACATGGCAGCATCCCATTTGGGATTGCGCTCGAGGGCGCGGTTCACCAATGCGTGCACCATGCGGACGCGAATGGTGCTCTTGAATCCCGCGCCGAAGCGCTCGAGGCCGTCCGGCGATACCGTGTCCGCTCCCCAGGTGGCGGTTTCCGCGAAGCGGCGGCCGCTGCCCTTGTGCAGGGCACCGGTCATCATGAGTTGCTCGTTGAAGCCGGCGAGGAGGTAACCGCCCATGATGGACATGTCGCGGCCGATGTACACGGCCATGGGGCCGATCGCGTTGACCGCACGCGCGCCGCGGCGCACCTTCGCCATGTCGACCCATTTGGGGCGGCGATCGATGCGCGCGAAGAAGGCGCGCAGCTCCTCGGGTGCGTCGGGCACGGACTCGATGCCCTG
It includes:
- a CDS encoding chitinase — protein: MTKFSMHFSAATVALAMMAAGCATNATEENTTTEDNVASTSDALAIRSAAPYLYMGWGNPPSPSTVMNATGVKWFTMAFILSSGGCNPAWDGSRPLSGSADANAITQIRNAGGDIVPSFGGWSGNKLGPNCSSASALAGAYQKVINAYKLKAIDIDIENTDEFENNTVQDRILGALKIVKQNNAGITTIVTFGTSKTGPTAPGNRLIERAKALGANIDIFTIMPFDFGSSNIYNDTVAASEGLKNKLKSTFGWNDATAYSHMGISGMNGLSDNQEMTSLDTWTRIRDWSKGKGLARLAFWGVNRDRGCAGGGVQSNCSGIAQANWAFTKITAGF
- a CDS encoding deaminase, with the protein product MDTARPSFEELYMTLAFGMARRSTCLRLQVGTVITSTDYRQVLAVGYNGNASGLPNQCDTDIPGACGCLHSEENACINCQSPRQLGKVVFVTHLPCAMCAKRLINLGGVTKIYYSEEYRKRDSLALLESVGIIVERLTIPRADAR
- a CDS encoding cytochrome P450; the encoded protein is MPRASLTDRILIATNRRLLVLRPLSRIPEDSDLEPVPGDDGLPWLGHTLAMVFLRDPMPFLRYRYEQFGPVSWGRILGQYWVFPLGPKASEVVLQNRDKAFANGPGWGYWIGPFFHRGIMLLDFEEHLHHRRILQHAFTNERLSGYLEKMTPAIARGVAGWRTGARFPFLASIKQLTLDLATEVFMGAKLGRETNEINRAFIETVRAGFAVLRYPIPGTRWARGLHGRRVLERFFRELLPAKRASDSSDLFAVLCRATSEDGHRFTDDDVINHMVFLLMAAHDTTTITMTTMAYYLAKHPEWQERLRDESFALGKDELEFGDLEKLSGLDWVMREAMRLVAPVPYLARKTVKDTSICGHFVPKDTFVAVLPQFAHHMPEYWSQPERFDPERFAPHRREDKVHPYAWQPFGGGVHKCIGMHFAGVQIKAIFHRILRRYRWSVAPNYKTKFDFAGLPVPKDGLPVRLERVVDA
- a CDS encoding DUF2236 domain-containing protein, coding for MDGQRVPRRVPPFPRREPALISGLPRALHDRIMHAVVGGPVHWDAALRERMIDGLWERDEPMGRLVDWMFATDAKQGKALFEQALEQGIESVPDAPEELRAFFARIDRRPKWVDMAKVRRGARAVNAIGPMAVYIGRDMSIMGGYLLAGFNEQLMMTGALHKGSGRRFAETATWGADTVSPDGLERFGAGFKSTIRVRMVHALVNRALERNPKWDAAMWGLPINQTDMLATILGIALVAFASRLLGVPITRDECDAVIHHGRYVAWLLGVKDEFLFDSVHDAIRLLMHAVSTHPRGGESARLLAQSLAAEPLTRHYAHFQWLRRRFEHSKHLSMSRFLVGKKGLAKLGVPTILPWYPMLTIPGRFVWQAVHRALPGGYRRLIERGRQEQLRLIEIFHEGARSAGGIIKPDTSHPAHV